In Daphnia magna isolate NIES linkage group LG5, ASM2063170v1.1, whole genome shotgun sequence, a single genomic region encodes these proteins:
- the LOC116922565 gene encoding uncharacterized protein LOC116922565 isoform X1: MVNSCFIYGKIPEDKENGVRSFKAGKKVLEWQEVISKNGLTQWSRLCTRHFDHGDIVKGKTIQNIFYPNQVSKLQIRAIPKHCLVGITQPAPAVRKPLVAKNIASIIISNKENKPACRGKATQQKHAGLSPSSNTSTIYATTSDVIFTGDLFDGMQDSMTQATSISGSTKNNSHLLDIRACQEINQQSASMVLPNPVVAVATSAVTCDGALRDDWQHPTTEATSAICLPLHNSPKVNARDTSDYSDVPSDVTTSAVTCDGGLRDDWQHPTTEVTSAICLSLHNSSKVNARDTSDVKQFNIVASFEFCRNSDTKNLDKIYNLCL, from the exons ATGGTGAATTCTTGTTTCATTTATGGAAAAATTCcagaagacaaagaaaatggcgTGCGGAGCTTCAAAGCAGGGAAAAAAGTGCTTGAATGGCAAGAAGTGATTTCAAAGAACGGACTAACGCAGTGGTCAAGACTGTGCACTCGTCATTTTGACCATGGAGACATAGTGAAAGGGAAAACGATccaaaatatattttatccCAATCAAGTGTCGAAGTTGCAGATTAGAGCCATTCCCAAGCACTGTTTAG TAGGGATTACACAGCCAGCACCTGCTGTTCGTAAGCCTTTAGTTGCTAAAAATATTGCTTCCATCATCATTTCAAACAAAGAGAATAAACCAGCTTGCAGAGGGAAAGCAACGCAACAAAAACATGCAGGATTATCACCATCAAGCAACACCAGTACTATTTATGCCACTACATCAGATGTCATTTTCACTGGTG ATCTCTTTGATGGAATGCAAGATTCAATGACACAAGCAACGTCAATAAGTGGgtcaacaaaaaataatagcCACTTGTTGGATATTCGTGCTTGTCAGGAAATTAATCAGCAGTCAGCTTCTATGGTATTGCCGAATCCTGTTGTAGCCGTGGCTACATCAGCTGTGACTTGTGATGGGG CGCTAAGAGATGATTGGCAACATCCAACAACGGAAGCAACCTCAGCTATTTGCTTACCATTGCATAATAGTCCAAAGGTGAATGCCCGTGATACATCTGATTATTCTGATGTTCCATCTGATGTTACTACATCAGCTGTGACTTGTGATGGGG GGCTAAGGGATGATTGGCAACATCCAACAACGGAAGTAACCTCAGCTATTTGCTTATCATTGCATAATAGTTCAAAGGTGAATGCCCGTGATACATCTGATGTTAAACAATTCAACATCGTTGCTTCTTTCGAATTCTGTCGAAATTCAGATACCAAAAACTTAGAtaaaatttataatttatgCTTATAA
- the LOC116922565 gene encoding uncharacterized protein LOC116922565 isoform X2 has protein sequence MVNSCFIYGKIPEDKENGVRSFKAGKKVLEWQEVISKNGLTQWSRLCTRHFDHGDIVKGKTIQNIFYPNQVSKLQIRAIPKHCLGITQPAPAVRKPLVAKNIASIIISNKENKPACRGKATQQKHAGLSPSSNTSTIYATTSDVIFTGDLFDGMQDSMTQATSISGSTKNNSHLLDIRACQEINQQSASMVLPNPVVAVATSAVTCDGALRDDWQHPTTEATSAICLPLHNSPKVNARDTSDYSDVPSDVTTSAVTCDGGLRDDWQHPTTEVTSAICLSLHNSSKVNARDTSDVKQFNIVASFEFCRNSDTKNLDKIYNLCL, from the exons ATGGTGAATTCTTGTTTCATTTATGGAAAAATTCcagaagacaaagaaaatggcgTGCGGAGCTTCAAAGCAGGGAAAAAAGTGCTTGAATGGCAAGAAGTGATTTCAAAGAACGGACTAACGCAGTGGTCAAGACTGTGCACTCGTCATTTTGACCATGGAGACATAGTGAAAGGGAAAACGATccaaaatatattttatccCAATCAAGTGTCGAAGTTGCAGATTAGAGCCATTCCCAAGCACTGTTTAG GGATTACACAGCCAGCACCTGCTGTTCGTAAGCCTTTAGTTGCTAAAAATATTGCTTCCATCATCATTTCAAACAAAGAGAATAAACCAGCTTGCAGAGGGAAAGCAACGCAACAAAAACATGCAGGATTATCACCATCAAGCAACACCAGTACTATTTATGCCACTACATCAGATGTCATTTTCACTGGTG ATCTCTTTGATGGAATGCAAGATTCAATGACACAAGCAACGTCAATAAGTGGgtcaacaaaaaataatagcCACTTGTTGGATATTCGTGCTTGTCAGGAAATTAATCAGCAGTCAGCTTCTATGGTATTGCCGAATCCTGTTGTAGCCGTGGCTACATCAGCTGTGACTTGTGATGGGG CGCTAAGAGATGATTGGCAACATCCAACAACGGAAGCAACCTCAGCTATTTGCTTACCATTGCATAATAGTCCAAAGGTGAATGCCCGTGATACATCTGATTATTCTGATGTTCCATCTGATGTTACTACATCAGCTGTGACTTGTGATGGGG GGCTAAGGGATGATTGGCAACATCCAACAACGGAAGTAACCTCAGCTATTTGCTTATCATTGCATAATAGTTCAAAGGTGAATGCCCGTGATACATCTGATGTTAAACAATTCAACATCGTTGCTTCTTTCGAATTCTGTCGAAATTCAGATACCAAAAACTTAGAtaaaatttataatttatgCTTATAA
- the LOC116922428 gene encoding arrestin domain-containing protein 17 produces MVLDKFFISLDNDVIVYFPGQEITGYVHVWNSESKNVKGIYLECRGLAQVSFSRTEQEMRTVYRNGRSHTDVINKTVHYSSKENYFHHRVTISTGNGQVLNKGKHQFPFSFVIPQQIPSSFEGAHGSVRYTIRAVYERRLKWNHECKIPITVNSITDLNAIPEASVPIQASGFKTLGILCCTSNPITAKFWLDSAGYVPGEKMKFNAEVENLTRKRMRGSKIQIIERTNFHTTRATECHERVIHESVRGKFKFVELWENHPIIVPPVVSSGLNFCRIIDVAYVLVFSVDPGSLSFNLKVSHDLLIGNVPLRSSFANFQHHNRISVTQGRHGNPSATANPGRSIPGTDAYPDLPPPSYEECMFGGNIRDAEDSEHVNYGAGDSYKPRYLTYG; encoded by the exons ATGGTATTGGACAAGTTTTTCATCAGTTTAGACAATGACGTAATTGTCTACTTTCCTGGACAAGAAATTACAGGATATGTACACGTTTGGAACAGTGAATCCAAGAATGTGAAAG GTATTTACCTCGAGTGCCGCGGCCTTGCGCAAGTGTCTTTCTCAAGAACGGAGCAAGAAATGAGAACCGTTTACCGAAATGGGCGATCACACACGGACGTCATAAACAAAACGGTCCACTATTCATCCAAGGAAAATTACTTCCATCACCGAGTAACGATCAGCACAG GAAATGGCCAGGTGCTGAATAAAGGAAAACACCagtttccattttcatttgttattcCACAACAGATCCCTTCTTCATTCGAAGGAGCCCACGGTAGCGTTCGTTACACCATTCGAGCTGTTTATGAGCGTCGTTTAAAATGGAACCATGAATGCAAGATCCCAATCACCGTCAACTCAATCACGGATCTCAACGCAATTCCGGAAGCGAGC GTACCCATACAAGCGTCTGGTTTCAAAACACTTGGAATTCTTTGTTGTACATCGAATCCAATCACGGCGAAATTCTGGCTGGACAGTGCAGGATACGTTCCAGGAGAGAAAATGAAGTTTAACGCAGAAGTGGAGAACCTGACCAGGAAGCGAATGCGTGGTTCAAAGATTCAGATAATAGAG cgCACAAATTTTCATACTACGCGGGCTACGGAATGCCATGAGCGTGTCATCCACGAATCCGTACGAGGAAAATTTAAATTCGTTGAGTTGTGGGAAAACCATCCTATTATTGTTCCTCCGGTTGTCTCCTCAGGTTTAAACTTCTGCCGCATCATCGATGTCGCTTATGTACTTGTG TTTTCTGTAGATCCCGGGTCGCTTTCGTTCAACTTGAAGGTTTCTCATGACCTTCTAATCGGGAACGTTCCGTTGCGTAGCTCCTTTGCTAATTTTCAGCATCATAACAGGATTTCAGTTACGCAAGGACGGCATGGAAATCCTTCGGCCACAGCTAATCCAGGCCGCAGTATCCCGGGCACAGATGCATACCCAGATCTTC CTCCGCCATCTTACGAAGAATGTATGTTTGGTGGAAATATAAGAGATGCCGAAGATTCTGAGCATGTCAACTATGGAGCTGGAGATTCTTATAAACCTCGTTATTTGACTTACGGATAA
- the LOC116922427 gene encoding arrestin domain-containing protein 17 produces MVLDKFLISLDNDVIVYFPGQEITGYVHVWNSESKNVKGIYIECCGLAQVSFSRTEKEMRTVYRNGRSHTDVINKTVHYSSKENYFHHRVTISTGNGQVLNKGKHQFPFSFVLPQQIPSSFEGAHGSVRYTIRAVYERRLKWNHECKIPITVNSITDLNAIPEASVPIQASGFKTLRILGFTSNPITAKFWLDRAGYVPGEKMKFNAEVEHLTRKRMHGSKIQIIERTNFHATGATERHERVIHEFVRGKFKSVELWENYPIIVPPVVSSGLNFCRIIDVAYVLMFSVNPGSLKGNLKVSHDLLIGNVPLRSSFANFQHDNKISATHVRYGNSSATANPGRSIPGTDAYPDLPPPSYEECMFGGNIRDAEDSEHVNYGAGDSYKPRYLTYG; encoded by the exons ATGGTATTGGACAAGTTTTTAATCAGTTTAGACAATGACGTAATTGTCTACTTTCCTGGACAAGAAATTACAGGATATGTACACGTTTGGAACAGTGAATCCAAGAATGTGAAAG GTATTTACATCGAGTGTTGCGGCCTTGCGCAAGTGTCTTTCTCAAGAACGGAGAAAGAAATGAGAACCGTTTATCGAAATGGGCGATCACACACGGACGTTATAAACAAAACGGTCCACTATTCATCCAAGGAAAATTACTTCCATCACCGAGTAACGATCAGCACAG GAAATGGTCAGGTGCTGAATAAAGGAAAACACCagtttccattttcatttgttcttcCACAACAGATCCCTTCTTCATTCGAAGGAGCCCACGGTAGCGTTCGTTACACCATTCGAGCTGTTTATGAGCGTCGTTTAAAATGGAACCATGAATGCAAGATCCCAATCACCGTCAACTCAATCACGGATCTCAACGCAATTCCGGAAGCGAGC GTACCCATACAAGCGTCTGGTTTCAAAACACTAAGAATTCTTGGTTTTACATCGAATCCAATCACAGCGAAATTCTGGCTGGACCGTGCAGGATACGTTCCAGGAGAGAAAATGAAGTTTAACGCAGAAGTGGAGCACCTGACCAGGAAGCGAATGCACGGTTCAAAGATTCAGATAATTGAG cGCACAAATTTTCATGCTACGGGGGCTACGGAACGCCATGAGCGTGTCATCCACGAATTCGTACGAGGAAAATTTAAATCCGTTGAGTTGTGGGAAAACTATCCTATTATTGTTCCTCCGGTTGTCTCTTCGGGATTAAACTTCTGCCGTATCATCGATGTCGCTTATGTACTTATG TTTTCTGTAAACCCCGGGTCGCTTAAGGGCAACTTGAAGGTTTCTCATGACCTTCTAATCGGGAACGTTCCGTTGCGTAGCTCCTTTGCTAATTTTCAGCATGATAACAAGATTTCAGCTACACATGTACGGTATGGAAATTCTTCGGCCACAGCTAATCCTGGCCGCAGTATCCCGGGCACAGATGCATACCCAGATCTTC CTCCGCCATCTTACGAAGAATGTATGTTTGGTGGAAATATAAGAGATGCCGAAGATTCTGAGCATGTCAACTATGGAGCTGGAGATTCTTATAAACCTCGTTATTTGACTTACGGATAA